In Mobula birostris isolate sMobBir1 chromosome 2, sMobBir1.hap1, whole genome shotgun sequence, the genomic stretch taataccagagagcatgcatttaagttgTGAGGTGGGTAAGTTCAGTGGAGatgtattttttttacacagtggtgggtgcctggaatgtgcttccAGGAGTGGTGGTGAAGGCAAATCCAATGGGCTATTAGATAGGGACATGAATCTGGAGGAAATGTAAAGATGGGGACTTTGTGTAAGTGGAAGGGATCAGTTTAATTTTTGTAGATGTGGTGGGCTGTTCCTGTGCTTGTAGTACTTGCTCCCAAAGCAGCATGGGGAGCAGCAAGAACTAGATGACTGCTAGTTGaggaattcccccccccccccccccccccccccccgtcttcatCACAGCAGCCTCTGTTTGTGTAATGGCTCTGACAATGTAAGTTGCTTCACTTCCCTCACGGTGCAGAGAGGTGTCATAGATTACTGAGTCAAGTTGTAATAAAACTCAGATAACCCACTCTCTGATTGGAAATCCCAAAGCTTTGGCACCTGGTATGCAAGATGACTCTTTGTAAACTTGCTGTGCTCTCCTACGCATAGGTTCATTGATCAAGATACTGTATTATTgagtaacatttttaaaaatgaattaaaaGCATGTGTTATTAAAAGGATTAGCATCTAGTAACCCAGGAAACCTACCAATCTGCCACTTCTGCCATACTAACTCTGAGCAAACAAGATGATCAGAGTTTGGTATGTACGGTTGGCTAAAGGCCAAGTAATTGGGCGAAGTCATCTATGGATTTGAACTGAACTTGTCCCATCAGTGGATTAATGAGTCaagcagcatggaaacaggctgtttggcccaacttgtctgtGTTGGCTGATATTTCCCTCCGAGCTAATCCCATTTGGCTACACTAGCCCGTATCTCTGAATCTTTCGAGTGTCCTTTCAAATTTTCCATTTattgtacctgtccaagtgtctttaaaatgttgttactgtgtcctctagcagctcattctacatAGGCACACCATCTGTGTGTAAAGTTGCCTcttaggtcccctttaaatcttttctcTCTCGCCTTAAACCTATTCCCTCCACTAATCTCCAGAAGGCCAGCTCCTACTCTCCTTCACtctcagcctatccagtctctccgtATAACAGTTGatcatcttttctgcaccctctctagctttCCAGAGCCTGGAGACAGTTGGTACCTTGTATCCCCTTTCAGTTCATTGGTGTCCTTTGGAAGAAATCTCCGATTCCTTGGCCCTGCGGTGTGTTTCTCCCCGACTGCCGCATGTGGAAAGAGGATCCGTGGAGATCAGTTTCACCTCTCCGGGGAACGGATTAAAATGTTGATGCAGTGTGTCCTGGTTAGGGGGAGAGAAATTGACTAAATGACCTTTCTCCAGGTTGGGGTAGGGGATGGTGACCCTGTAGGGATTGACCCACCCACTTGGCTGGGTACTCTGTTGCTGCTTatccatacagcatggaaatttCAGCCTAACTCATCTATGCTAATGACAATACCCATCTCAGCTTGCAGGTAAAACAGTTGGCAATTGCTTGGTGTGTTGCTGGCAttccaatctttcttcatctaACTATGGCTTACATGAGCTAAGGGTGAATATTCTGGCATAAATGATTATACACTATCATAGACGAAGTTTGGTGGCTACCAGAGTGCTAATGGAGAGACAGGGACTGCGAATACTGTCTGTTCGAGCTGCCTGACACACTGAGGTCCTCCTGCAGATATATTTTGTTGCTCCTTGTCCCAGTGTCAGCAGTTGTCTCAATTTTATTACTCCACTGCAAAGCCTCTTCCATGTGTGCCCACTTTGAAGAAGTTTCCCACCTCTCTGCAGGAGCTGTGTGAGACCCTCTCTCGCTGCTCCCCCTCTGCGACCCAGTTCAGATAGCACCTCTCCATTCAGAGTTATACAGAGGGTGTTGGGTGCCTGGACTATACTGCCAGGGGCAGTAGTGGAGGCAAATACCAGTAGTCCAGTAGTGGAGGGATGTCTAGGAGGCTTTTTAATTTGGGGAAATGGTCATTATGTGGGTAGAATGGATTAGATTAGTTAGACGTTTAATTAAGTCTGGCACAATATCATAGATTGGAGGGCCTGTTCTATTCCTGCAACTGCAGTTTCTTGTCTTGATGTTATGACTTGTTAATGATGGTTGAGTACTAAGTACTTAAATTGCCTGGATTTGTGACTACCGGTTTGGGGAAAGGGCAATCAACTCCAGGaatgttacattttgggagagatcTGTGGGGACAAGATAGTGaagacgcaaacatgaggaaatctgcagatgctggaatttcaagcaacacacataaaagttgctggtgactgagtgtggcttcatctttacagtagaggaggctgtggatagacgtatcagaatgggatgtggaattaaaatgtgtggccactaggagatcctccccagacagtccttccaggtgaggcgacacttcacctgtgagtcggctggggtgatatactgcgtccggtgctcccgatgcggccttctatatattggcgagaccggacgcagactgggagatcgttttgctgaacacctatgctctgtctgccagagaaagcaggatctcccagtggccacgcattttaattccacgttccattcccattttgacatgtctatccacagcctcctctactgtcaagatgaagccacacttaggttggaggaacaacaccttatattccatctgggtagcctccaacctgatggcatgaacattgacttctctaacttccgctaatgcccctcgtaccccatccattatttatttatatacacacattcgttctctctctctcctttttctccctctgtccctctcactataccccttgcccatcctctgggctctcccccccccccccccctttctccctaggcctcctgtcccatgatcctctcatatcccttttgccaatcacctgcccagctcttggctccatccctccccctcctgtcttctcctatcatttcagatctcccctccccctcccactttcaaatctcttactagctcttctttcagttagtcctgacgaagggtctcggcccgaaacgtcgactgtacctcttcttagagatgctgcctgacctgctgtgttcaccagcaacttttaaggtAGTGAAGGTGTTGGAACAACCCTGTTGCCCTTAAGCTCATTTCACTGCTGCCCTGTGCCAGtcctgcagtactctctgctgtCTAATGTCTTACCTACTCTGTTTGTGCTTCAGTTGCTAGGATTGATTgcgaggagggaagatggctcgTACCAAGCAAACTGCTCGCAAATCCACTGGCGGTAAAGCTCCAAGGAAGCAGTTGGCAACCAAAGCAGCACGAAAAAGTGCCCCATCCACTGGTGGTGTGAAGAAACCTCACCGTTACCGGTCAGTGGACAACCTGGGGTCTGATTATTGGCATGAGCTTGAGAAAGCTCATTATTTAATGGGTGATCCTCCCCAGTTCCTGGAGAATAACATCGGCATTGTACAAATGGCAAAGAACAAGTATCTGACAGAGGAAACGCCCCTTTGGCCAGCTTGTCTATGCCAGACAGAGATTCCAATCTAAGTTGGTCCCATTTGCTATGTCTCCATACCTCTGTTCTctctccagcttaatggcatctttcctgtagcagagTGACCAAAACCAAATACAGTATTCCATATACAGCCTCACCAACCTCTTGTGCAGTGTACTATGTGCTTGGTGTACCTCCAAAGGGACTTGACCCTCTCTGAATACCTTTTAGGCTGTCATTATTTAAAAAGAATACCCTGCTTTCCATTTTATCTGGGCAGGCTTAATATTATGCCATCTGCCACATCCTTACAGTTCACTTATCCAGTCACCAAAGCCTCTCCCTGACCACCTCACCACACACCCTGACACTTGGGCAAATACCATCAATGAACTTGGATATATTACTTGCTTCCTCTCATCCAGATCACTGGTGGGGATGGTCTAGTACAGATATGTCAGTTTCAGTTTCCCTCATTGGATAATTCAGGAAAGGAGGGTGAGCCTCAAGAGATGTGGGGATATTGTAGGAAACAGGTGCCATGATTTTGATGAATGGGAGAGTGGGCTCTTGGGGGCCAGATCATCTACTCCTGTTTAAGAGATACTCAGTCATATTAACTCTATGACTCTCATTTCCAGCAGACTTCAATGCAATGTGCTTCGAGTTGCTGAACTGCCTGAAGTAGATGGGGACAGATGAGGCTGAAAGCTTCCCCTGCTGCATTAAGCTTATATTAATCAGCATAGTACTGCTTGCTGGATCTTGTTTTAAGCAGTGGGGTAGAAAGTACTGTGAAATTTCCAATATTTTTGTGCCAGATAGTTTTGCATTATAAGATTTAATTTCTATGGAGTCATATAGAGTTCTACAGCAGAGAAACTGACTCTGTTGTCtgtgtgcagaagaggttcaccaaaaTGCTGCCTGATTAGAGGTTGGGCAaagtttttctctgcagcagtggaGGCTAAAGGGGCAACCTGATGGAAGTGTATAAAAGTGAGAAGCAATAGATAGAATAGAGCCTttccctcctcttctcccccaccccgaGCAGAACTGTCTAATATTAGAGGACATAACTTCAGCATGAGAAGGGGAAGGGTTTTTAAAGAGTAGTAGGTACCCAGAACATACTGCcaggggaaaagacaggagagtGACATTTACGGGGCATTTGGACGGGCAGAGAATCTGAGGATATGGATCAGGTGCAGGCAGGTAAGACTAGTTGGGTATCTTGGCTtgacacagacattgtgggccaaaagtcttttcctatgttgtactgttctatattctgcaCCAAATTCTGGCGCAAGGTAGTCCCATTTACCTGTATTAGCCCTCAGTCTAACTACCTTTTTCCTCAGCactttaaaaaattaataataaatattcTATTGCACCAATTTGAacaggagtgtgggaactgggagaACCCACAGTGTCAGAGAGAACTTGCAGGCAGCACTGGAGATCAGGATCAAAAGAGGTCACTGGAGCCATGAGACTTTCCCAGCTGTGCCACTGCACCAGGCCCATCTACCGCCCAATTCACAACTGGGCTCTTCATCGAATTCCTTCAATTAATTTTTGCCAAAAAGTGCATGATATTTTTattttacattaaaaaaaattcacTTGAGTACATTCATCTCTTTAATCTTCTCTCTCAGCCCAGGTACTGTGGCTCTCCGAGAAATCAGACGTTATCAGAAGTCGACTGAACTTCTGATTCGCAAACTTCCATTCCAGCGTCTCGTTCGTGAAATTGCTCAGGACTTCAAGACTGACTTGCGCTTCCAAAGTGCAGCCATTGGTGCTTTACAGGTACATTtgctgaggctgtataaagcattggtcagaacaCATTTTTAATATTGTGAGCAATCTTGGGCTTCGTATCGAGGGAGGGATGTGCTAgccctggagagggtccagaggaggttcattttTATGAGAAATGGTTGATGGCTCTAGCTCTGTACTCAATGGAGCTCAGAAGGATGGGCATTGGGGGTGGGAGCAATCTCACAGTAACCTACCTGATACTGAAATGCCTGGAGAGAGGGGATGTAGTGAAGATGTTTTGGGTAATGGATGAGCCAAAGTTACTacctacagcctcagaataaagggacatcctttaaGGTGCAGCTGTGGGATTTGTTGGAacacagggctgtggaggccaagtcattagatgtatttaaggcagagattgataggcctTGTTTGGTAAGgaaatcaaaggttacagggacaaAGTAGGAGAATGGGTTTGTGGGATATAAAACATTAGTCATGATTGGCCTGAATCTGCTCCTCAAGGTTTTATGgccatggttaagaaggcaaatatgTCAAGACGGTTTGTACTTAAACACAGTATGTCTGACATTtagccagctggtggcatagtggcatcagcgctggacttcagaGCAAAGGCCCCTGAGTtggaatccagctggctcccttacacgctttccacctgtgctgggttgaatgtcaagctagcaactcggcctcgtgaaaataagaaagcctgcttaaaaaaaacgccgtcatgacacTGTCCCGATGattccactcagagttaagggctttcttcttcatcTTCTCTGTCTGACATTATTCCCAGGGCCAGGAGGTGCCCTCGTTTGACACAGAGGTAGTGAGTTCAAGCCTCAGTCCAGGACATGCAAGTCTAGGTTGTCCTTCCTTATAATATCAGATGTGAGGGCTTTTCCAGGAAAGTTGTATGTCAGAAGTGCTATCTTCTGAACAAGGTTATAACTGAGAACATATCACGTTGACAAACCAGAGTTCTCCTTATTGCCATGGCCACTTGAGGTCCTGAATCATTTGGTTTCATGAGGTGTTGTTTGTTTCTGGACTCATCCAGCTGTTGCCTTTTTTGCTTGACAGGCAGTTCCTTTTCAAGTTTATTGTACAGCAGGGTGTAGTGGTTCCTTGCTCATGAACATGATGAGCACAAACAATGGGATGGTGGTAAGTTTAATAGTGGAAAAAAGAAATGCTAAAGTAACAGTAACAGAACTGAGAGATTCAAAGTTAAGGGTTTGAGAACATGACGGCACCACCAGGAAGGGAGTGTGAAAGGGGTGATCAGTTCAGAGTCTGATAGCAGTAAGGAAAAAGCTGCACTTGAGTAAGAAGTAGTAGATAGGAGAAATGGAAGTGGTAGTTAATTGCCCATTGGAATCCATTCACTGAGAGATTTAGGTGTTAAGGATTTGGATTGTGTCCATGGTAAATAAAATTCTCGGCCCCTGCTTCCAACAATTACAAAACTGTTAGTGGTTTGGATGCATCTATGTACTAACCAATTCCTTCTTCCCTTCTAGGAAGCAAGTGAAGCTTATCTGGTGGGACTGTTTGAAGACACCAACCTCTGCGCTATACATGCCAAGCGCGTGACAATCATGCCAAAGGATATACAGCTTGCTCGTCGCATCCGTGGGGAGCGTGCTTAAACACCCACTTGTcattggggtggggggaagtgAATGAGGAGAGAGCTGCCATTTAACTTTCCCtggtttgaaaaaaaaattatcatAACTTTCAACCACCCTCAAAATATCTTGAAAGTTTAACTTAAATTGGTATAATCTTCCTGTCTGGTAGTAGTCGGTGGCTGCTTATTTTATTctttcggggtggggggggtagaGTGTAACCATTGGAGAGGACAAGAGTGTGGAATCTGGGGATGAAGGACTGTGGAGAATAGGGCAAGAAAGAGGTTGAGACATGGGGAGAAGTGTGTGTTGAACCTTGGAGCATTAATCAGTGGGGTGGGATACTGTAATTCTAGAGACGTTAAATGCGCTGGGGAGCAGGTGCTAGAATCTCACAGGCACCTGGTGGATATTCTTAGTTTTAAGCGTACATAATTTTTTTATTTCTCTGGAAGGATGAAATTAAAGTGGATTTATGAATTTGattttttcctccccttccccgttTCCAGCAGTGCAGCTTTGAAAATACTTTAAAATGACTTCTGAACAGCGCcagcattttttttatatataggacAAACAAATTTCTTATCAGATCTGAAATATAAAATTTAATATTTTTCATAAAGTAGATCCCATTGTTTGCTTTACTTTTTATAAgaaatgtttttggtgtatttagtaactttttaaatatttgtGTGTACTTTTCTGTTTCTGGTAAGGTTTTCCTATTAAAGTATTTGAAAGAGTGTGTAGCATATCTGTATAAAATCAGTGTGACACTTCAGTATTCTTAGCACCCCTAAGTGGTTCCTTACTAACAATCCCAGATATTAGTGACCAACTTCAcagtaaagaaaataaatcacTATTTGTCTGCATGACCTTACATATGTGCTGAAGGCCTGTAGGGCAAAAAGGATGAGCAGAGAACAAGCAAAGATGGTTTTGAGTGAAACAGTGGGGCTTTAGAAATAGAAGCAGATTTTCATGCCGTGCAGAACTCATTAACTGGTGCCTTTATGAAATGGTTAGACTGGTACAATAAAAACATTTCAATGCAAAGGCAAGAAATCTTTCACCCTTACTTGGTCTAGTGAATGTATGACTCCACACTGACAGTGGTTGATATCCACCACGAGCAGTAAGTACCACAATCCCTGTGGCATCTATATCTCTGCCTCACAACACACCACAGGACCAGCTCtgtcagcccatgatgttgtaccaagGTAATTCAACTAGTCATTAAACATCTAACtagtctcttctgcctgcacaagtccataatccctccattctctgtatattcacaAACTAAGAACCTCTTAAGTGCCTCTAttatatttgcctccactaccacccttggGAGCTTATACAGGCACCCAACACTTTCTGCAAAATCAAGTTGACTACACACCTCCAATGATCTACCCACTTTCCTTATGCATCTCGAGCATTCATTCGTCCACAACTGCAGTGGTAGGAGCAACCATGGAAGATTCATTTGGGTCAATGTTTTTATGCTGTGTAGCCTTGCAGTTCAATACTATGTTGTagaaaagatgtggttaaactggaaagagtgcagaaaaggtttatgaGGAGATTGCCAGAACCACAGGGTCTGAGTTATGGGCAGATGACCAGgccttattccttggagtgtacaAGAATGAAGGATCATCTTATAAGAATGatgaaaattatgagagacaaagATAAGGTGGATGTCAAATCTTGGagtaaggggtccaaaactaagGAAGCATAGGATTAGAGCGAGATAGGAAAATTtaaaaagggatctgaggggcaacttttatcCATGCAGAGAGTGACGTGTACATGGGACGAGTATTTAAGATGCACtt encodes the following:
- the LOC140191020 gene encoding histone H3.3A → MARTKQTARKSTGGKAPRKQLATKAARKSAPSTGGVKKPHRYRPGTVALREIRRYQKSTELLIRKLPFQRLVREIAQDFKTDLRFQSAAIGALQEASEAYLVGLFEDTNLCAIHAKRVTIMPKDIQLARRIRGERA